CGGTTCGGGCGTTTGCGCTGTTTGCGTAACTCCTGCACCCGTTCCCATGTTTCCTTGTCGATGATCGGCTCATGGTGGTTCTCGAAAATGGCCTGCTTCTCGACGGGGTTCTCTATGCTGTGCTTGACCTTATAAGAAGGCTTTTCCGTTTTGAAGTTCACCAGACATCCGGTGTACTCTCGGTTTTCGAGGATATGAACGACGGTGTTGGTCGCCCATTTGCACTCATAGCCTGGGTGATAACGGCGGGTGCTGCCTGTCCGCTGATATTCCAGCGTCCCCGGCGTGGGGATTTGCTGCTCCGTCAGCATACGGGCAATCTTGGTCGGGCCGTTCCCGGCAAGGCAAAGCTGGTAAATCTGCTGCACCACCGGGGCGGCTTCCTCGTCTATAATAAAATTCTCGTCCTCGTCCATCACATAGCCGTAAACCGGCTTGCTGGTAACAGGCTTGCCGCTCATGCCTTTTGACTTTTTCACTGCCTTGATTTTCTTGCTCGTATCTCTCACCAGCCATTCATTGAACAGATTTCGCAGCGGGGTAAAATCGTTGTCCATGCCCTCGCTGGCACTGTCCACATTATCGTTGACAGCGATAAAACGCACACCCTTTTGAGGGAACAGCATTTCCGTGTAAAACCCTACCTGCAAGTAGTTTCGCCCTAACCGGCTCATGTCCTTGACGATGACCGTACCCACTTTCCCGGCTTCAATGTCCGCAAGCATGGCTTGAAATCCGGGCCGCTGGAAGTTCGCGCCGGAAAAACCGTCGTCGGTGTACCAGCGCAGATTGGTAAAGCCGTTCTGTTTTGCGTAGGTTTCGAGTATCCTTTTTTGGTTCGATATGGAATTACTCTCGCCTTGCAATTCATCCTCGTGGGACAATCTCGGATAAAGGGCGGTAATGAGGTTTTGGGTGGCTTGTCTTAACATAAAATCCTCCGTTTCCGACAGCCAGCCCCACTATTCCGTGGTTTCATTGTACCACGGAACGGCGGGGGCTGTACAGCGGCAAAAGCGTTAAATTTGCTTCTTTACAGCTTTTCAATTTTCCGATTTTTATGGTATGGGTTGTCGTCCCATATTTGCAGTAGAAAAGTTCATAACTCCGTGGTATACTCTGATTTAACAAAAAAATCAGAAGTTAAAGGAGAAAACATGAAGTATACAATAGATGAATTAACCGCGGCCAAAAGGCAAATTGATT
This genomic window from Fibrobacter sp. contains:
- a CDS encoding recombinase family protein, which encodes MLRQATQNLITALYPRLSHEDELQGESNSISNQKRILETYAKQNGFTNLRWYTDDGFSGANFQRPGFQAMLADIEAGKVGTVIVKDMSRLGRNYLQVGFYTEMLFPQKGVRFIAVNDNVDSASEGMDNDFTPLRNLFNEWLVRDTSKKIKAVKKSKGMSGKPVTSKPVYGYVMDEDENFIIDEEAAPVVQQIYQLCLAGNGPTKIARMLTEQQIPTPGTLEYQRTGSTRRYHPGYECKWATNTVVHILENREYTGCLVNFKTEKPSYKVKHSIENPVEKQAIFENHHEPIIDKETWERVQELRKQRKRPNRYDEVGLFSGILFCADCGHVLYQQRYQNKDRKQDCYICGSYKKRTRNCTAHFIRTDLLTAGVLANLRQVTEYAAKHESRFVKLLVQQNEIGGKRKTAAAIKQLEQAQERISEISRIIKRLYEDNVNGKISDERFMELSADYEAEQAELKKRAAALQAELDKSQAATVNAEKFMGIVRKHLAFEELTPTLLREMIEKIVVHECSYDENGTRRQDIEIYYSFVGKIDLPE